A stretch of the Pygocentrus nattereri isolate fPygNat1 chromosome 29, fPygNat1.pri, whole genome shotgun sequence genome encodes the following:
- the LOC108414623 gene encoding eukaryotic translation initiation factor 2 subunit 2-like, whose amino-acid sequence MSEDEILFDPTMTKKKKKKKKMKAFMLDEEGDGLGEETQQTEPHEAEPEGVEEREVEPEEDEGKKKEQTDDLDDLNFLNQKKKKKKPKKKFNDDIEEGMKELKIEGEQLELLEDEVKKVEFADEGDAVEKDDGMDDDDSKNMDGITFSSQTGPAWAGSERDYTYDELLSRVFNIMREKNPDMVAGEKRKFVMKPPQVVRVGTKKTSFVNFTDICKLLHRQPKHLLAFLLAELGTSGSIDGNNQLVIKGRFQQKQIENVLRRYIKEYVTCHTCRSPDTILQKDTRLYFLQCETCHSRCSVASIKTGFQAVTGKRAQLRAKAN is encoded by the exons ATGTCGGAAGACGAG ATTTTGTTTGACCCCACCATGaccaagaaaaagaagaagaagaagaagatgaaggcGTTTATGCTTGACGAGGAAGGAGATGGGCTTGGAGAAGAGACCCAGCAGACGGAGCCTCATGAAGCAGAGCCTGAAGGAGTAGAGGAGCGTGAGGTGGAGCCTGAGGAGGATGAAGGGAAGAAAAAAG AGCAAACAGACGACTTGGATGATTTAAACTTCTTAAaccagaagaaaaagaaaaagaagcctAAGAAAAAGTTTAATGATGATATCGAAGAGGGCATGAAG GAGCTGAAGATAGAGGGTGAGCAGCTTGAGTTGTTGGAAGATGAGGTGAAGAAAGTGGAATTTGCGGATGAAGGTGATGCTGTTGAGAAAGATGATG gcATGGACGATGATGACAGTAAAAATATGGATGGCATCACGTTCAGCTCTCAGACAGGCCCAGCTTGGGCAGGATCAGAGAGGGACTATACATATGATGAG CTGCTGAGTCGCGTGTTTAACATCATGAGGGAGAAGAATCCCGACATGGTGgcaggagagaagaggaagtTTGTCATGAAGCCTCCTCAGGTCGTCCGAGtaggaacaaaaaaaacatcctttgtGAACTTCACTGACATCTGCAAACT CTTGCATCGTCAGCCTAAACATCTCTTGGCTTTCTTATTGGCTGAATTGGGAACAAG TGGCTCCATAGATGGAAATAACCAACTGGTGATTAAAGGACGATTCCAGCAAAAACAAATAGAGAATGTCTTGAGAAGATATATCA AGGAATATGTGACATGTCACACGTGCCGCTCACCAGACACCATCCTGCAGAAGGACACCCGACTCTACTTCCTGCAGTGCGAGACGTGCCACTCGCGCTGCTCTGTCGCCAGCATTAAGACCGGCTTCCAGGCTGTGACGGGCAAGAGAGCGCAGCTCCGCGCCAAAGCCAACTAA